ctaTGTACAGATATATTGTAAAAGTGATGTATCTATAAaaaccaaaataaatagtaatttgggatagagggagtagttttactgtgcacctagatatatactatgtctagatacgcaGAAGTCatatacctagaaaagtcaaaacgaatagtaatttgggacagagagaGTAATATGCCAATTCTAGGAAGAATTGAATGAGAAGTCATCTAAATATATCTATAAATGTCTTATATTTATCGGATAAAGATAAATTGTGAACGGTTGGATGACTCgttggagggagtagtaatgaGTAGTAATGACAGAGACAGTATTACACGAAGGAGGGAGTaacaattactccctccgttccaaattgtaagtcattttaagaatcttggagagttaaactatctcaagtttgatcaaatttatatgataatataataacatttatgatgtcaactaagtatcattagattctttatcaattatattttcatagtatatctatttgatgtcataaatctttatatttttctctataattttggtcaaacttgagatgctttgactcttcaaaatttttgaaatgacttacaatttgggacaggGAGTACTGTTTAATTTGACCAAGTTTCCCTCCAttcctttgatttttttaggtTGAGATAACGAAGGTGGAACAAAAGGTTCAAAATCACGCCCCTCTGTCGAGTTGGCCTTGAGCGACGGCTTTGACGTCTTGACCTCAGCTTGCTTCGCCACTCAAAATCGCGAACAGCACCATAGAACCAAACAAATCAATCCCCCTTAAACCCTCCTCGCTCTGATCACCACACCACGCAGTGTTCCGCCTCCCGCCCCTTCCCGATGGACGCGCCGACGAAGCGGCGGCACCAGCCCGGCGGCGCCCACCCCACGCGCCGCAAAGTCGTGGAGGAGCCCTTCCACCCCGCGGCTCCaaccccccccgccgccgctgccgctgcggcggcgccgccatcccGCCTCGTCGGCGCCATCGTCGAGAAGggcttctccgccgccgcgccctcctccgccccgcgcccctccgtcctccccttccccgtcgcccgccaccgctcccaCGGCCCCGTAAGCCAGCCGCCACCCTCCCAAACCCTAGGCCCCCGAACCCCCAAACGCCCTTTTGGATTTGCTTAGTTGCGCCTTTTGCTTGTACTCCACGACTGACCAACTGCTATTTCCGGTTCCGCAGCACTGGGGTCCCGCGGCCAAGGGTGCCGTTAAGGATGgggctgaggaggaggacgagatgGACATGGACGAGGCGGACTACCAGCTggtggtggccgccgcggctggcccggtgaagaggaaggagaagaagggcaTGGATTTCAGCCAGTGGCGGGAGTTTGTTGGCGATGCTCCTCCCAAGCGGAGGCAGGGGAAGCCAGCGCAGGCCAAGAAACATAGTGAGCAGAAAATTGATGCTGGGGCTGTGAATTCGAAGGTGGCTGCTGCGTCAGCTGGGGGGAGGGAATTGGATGGAGGCGCTATGCAGATTGACAGTGGAAATGCTAGGGAAGGACCAGGTGCTGCAATTTCAGTTTCTGATGTGGTGTCCAAGAAGCCATTGAATCAGGCTGAATCGAGAGTTGGATTAGTGAAGGCAGGTGAGGTTAGGAATTCGGCATTGCAAGGAGAGAGAATGGAATTGGATGGTGGGGAGTCATCAATGGAAGCAGAGATCAGTGCAGAGAACATGGCTAGGTTGGCTGGGATGTCTGCAGGGGAGATTGTGGAGGCACAAGCAGATATCATAAATAAGATGAACCCTGCATTGGTGGAGATGCTGAGGAGGCGAGGGAGGGAGAAATCTGGAGGCACAAAGGGTGTCGGTAAGGACAAGGGTCTGGAAAACTCAGGGCCGCAGAAGGCCAAAAAGGCTACACCAGGGGATTGGTTGATGGCCGGTGAACATAGTGGGCGCTCTTGGAAGGCGTGGAGTGAGAGAGTGGAGCGGATAAGGTCATGCAGGTTCACATTGGATGGAGATATATTGGGGTTCCAATCTTCTCAAGAGCATCAAAATGGTACATTATTTTGTTTTCGCTCTCCTGAGTTACATTAGCTTCAGTCGTGGTGGTGTCCTTTAGATGGCAGCCTCTCTTTCCCATTTTCAGGCAAGAAGACACATGCAGAAAATGTAGCTGAGCGTGACTTCCTTAGAACAGAAGGAGACCCTGCAGCTGTTGGGTACACAATCAATGAGGCAGTGGCACTTACCAGGAGCATGGTATGTTTTATACTCCCACTGGCTTTTATACTTTTTGTCTGTTTATCTTGGAAGGGTCATTTCAAAATGCCTGTCCACTAAGAAACTTAAGAGTGATTGTTGGTTGGTGCAATAGTTCCACTTGCTATCCTATTTTAATGGTGTCAAATAGGTTCACTGGTTGTAGTATGGCGTGAAATATTTATTGCCTTTAGGGTTCATGTATTGTACATTATTGCTTGTGTGCTGCATATTCTGCTTACATTTTTCAAGTATTGGTAGTTACTTTGTTGTTTCTCAATTTACAAATTTCAAGTGAATGGTGTTCAGGCAAAAAGGTCTTTAGTACTTAAGTTGTACTATGTATCACATGGTTTCATTACATTATGACATGCTAAATGTGCTAGGTGAGGCAGTGAAGTTGTTCATAAATTTGGTTTATATAGAATAATTGCTACTTAGCTGGTAACTGACTGTGTTCAAGTTCAATGTGCTAATCTGCTGTGTATTTTCTGTATTAATGTTTGGTGGGTTAGGAATGATGTGGCAAGGGTAGCAGTAATTGTCACTACCTCAGGTTGCAAAGAACAGTTTCATATGTTTACATGATCTGTTGAAGTCTGATTAAAAACAAAAACTTGTAATATCTCAACATATGTGATATAATTGAGATTCCTCAAATTATAGGTTCCTGGCCAGCGTGTGCTTGCACTGCAGCTTCTGGCTTCTATTCTGAATAGGGCATTGCAGAGCCTGCATAAGATGGATCTACTTGATATTGTTAAAGAAATGGATTTTAATGACAAAGTTCATGACTGGCAAGCAGTTTGGGCATATGCCCTTGGACCTGAACCAGAGTTGGTACTCTCTCTAAGGTAAAATATCCTTTCTTAACTACTCTctttgttaacaatgcaagctcATTGTCGTGGGAGCGCTTGGCAATTTAAAGCCATTGAGGAAGTGTGGAATTATTGCATTGTTTCGACTCCCCCCATATCTATTACTTGCATGCTGTAGAAATGATTTGACTTTTGAGTGTTTGTACCATGCCATTTACGTGAATATATGCACAGCCTAAATGTCATTTACTATTTCTTGGACTCAGCACTTCTTTGTTATGTGCGCTTGTTGGGCTTTAACTTATATTATCAGAAAGTGGCAATAATAGTGGGGATTCCTATTTGCATCTGCATATGACATGAATCTTTAAGTTTATCAATGAAGAGAATCATATCTGGAATACACTAAATAGTTTGATCAGTAATATTAATTGTAAAATATTTTCATTAACCTCTCAGAATTGCGTAATCTTTTAGCTTGGTATTTCAAAGGTGGCAAGTGGCATCagagttttttaaaaaagtaccCTTCAGTAATTGGGCCTCATCTTATAGTCATGGTAGAGGATGAGAAATAAGAATTTGTAGCTTAAACATATCATATATTGGCTACCACTACCAGTCATCACTACATCTACATGCATACGTAAAGTATTCTTTAATCTTTATTTCTTTATAATGCTAATGCTTCTATCACATTACTCTTTCTTCTTATGAATTGCTTTATTGGTCAAACTCTATTCTGTATAGGGAGGTATGACCTTGTTTTATATTAGTTACCACACGTGTACTCATGTAGCACGTGAATGCACTTTAGAAAACAGAAGACTCGGGGTGAACCTCACTTACAATGGATCAAATCCTGGTGTTCACTTTTATGCGCACTTGTGTTGTGCCTTAACGAGAATGTGTGTGCCTGTGCCTTAACAATTAGGCATTTGGGGCACATTTCCACGTGCGCTTATGCATCTACATTGTAATCTAAAAGGCATCTTTGCATTGGATTGGTTTGAGCCAAAGGCAGCTATTTGGGATCTTGTGAtgcgatttttttttctttcctattTTTGTTTGTACTTATCTGTTACTAACTGAAGCAACTACAGGATGGCATTGGATGATAACCATGATTCTGTAGTTTTGAGTTGTGCTAAAGTAATTAATGTTATGCTGAGCTTTGAGTTCAACGAATCATATTTTGAATCTTCTGAGGTAACTttaccttctttttctttttgttttgagTCTTTCCATTGCTGGTTAAGTCTCATACTCATTTGGTGAATCTTCTGCTGCAGAGAGTAGTAGATCATGGGAAAGATATCTGCACAGCTCCTGTGTTTCGTAGCAAACCTGATCTAGATGGAGGCTTTCTTGAAGGAGGTTTTTGGAAATATAACACAAAACCATCAAATATACTCCCACAATACGGTGATAATGATGAGGATGAAGGTGATGAGAAGCATACCATTCAGGATGACGTCGTTGTGTCTGGACAAGATGTTGCTGCAGGTTTTATTAGGATGGGAATACTTCCACGAATATGTTTCCTTTTGGAGGTCAGCTTTTGTTTTTTAATACTTGATGTTGCTTCTTACAAGCATGGACAAGCTACTTTGAGCTTTGTGCTTTCTTATGCCATATATGCTATGTTAAAATAGCAGTGGAATACCTTCTTAGTTCTCGTATTGTAGCACCTGGTTCTCACCAGGAAATTTACAGCAGACTGGTGTCCACTAGCATTATTTGCCCTGGTCACAGTATTTCAATTTTCCTTTCTAACAGAAGTATAACAAGACTAGTTATCTTCAacttttggattttttttgcacTATGCTTTGGATTCCTTGGAGCATATTGTAGTGCTAGGTGTCCTGTAATTGTCATTACTCATTTCATTATCATTATTACCTTGAGTAAAGCTTTGCTGCTGTTATTTGCCTAGTTTTGAGGGTAGTCTTTGTATATTTCTGTTCCTCTTAATTGCTGGGCATGCTTCTGCCATCCCATCCACCCCTAACCCCCACCCCTCACCACCACAATAAAAAAAACCATCATTTATTATATTCTTATATCCTTTTATCCAACATCAGAATATAACTTTGAATGTGTTCCATGGCTTCTGTTCTGCccctttgtttcttttttaagGTGCTCAGCCATGATATTTGGTCCACTGGAGCTGTTTGTTTTGTAGTGATAATGTTGCATGTCACATATATCATTTTTGTAGCAACTAGCAAGCATTGTATCAGCTAATGTCACATTGActcatttatttctttttccgATGGTCCCTATTCATTGAAAAAGTGACATCAGCATTAAGGACCTTTAACCTTTCTTTTTCATTCAGATGGACCCACCTCCTGTTCTGGAAGATTATCTTGTTTCCATTCTTGTGGCACTAGCTAGGCACTCCCCACAGTCTGCTAATGCAATCTTGAATTGTCCAAGGCTTATCCAAAGTGTTACTAAGCTATTGTCAAAGCAAGGATCAATGGAAATTCGCTCCTCACAGATCAAAGGGGTTACTCTCTTGAAGGTAAGTTCTTTTGACAATCCTGTGTTATCGAGTTAACGTGATAGATAGCTGTCATCTTTATGTTGATGGCTTGATGCTTATTAGTTCCTGCAGGTGCATATTATTGTTAGTGCTTATTTACTGATCTTTTGATCTGGTTACCATTTTCCCAGTAATGTAAGACACTCTTCTGAATTGTTAGTTGAGCTCAAATGATTCTCTTTGTATGCAATTGCATGATAGCTGATAACTCCATATAAATTGTCATGGCCAGTTCTCAAATGGGTTCCTTTTTAGGTATGCATAATGCTTGCTCCTTTTCCAATCAATCACACCTCCTTCTACAAtcctttttttgaaacgaacctcTTTCTACAATCTATGATCCACGTATACTACATGGTGTGTTTTCATATTTTATGGCGTATATATTCGCTTCAATAATGTCAGTATTATATGATGAGATATATAAGCATATTAAAAGTTATCGCAACTCTACAAGTTGAATCATATACTACAAAAAGATGTGTGGTACTCTTGGTTTGCTGTTATTGCTTTTATATCTGCcaaacatgaattttttttgttgcatctAAAGTCATCTGTTATTTTTTCTTAGGTTTTGTCCAAATACAATAGGCAAACATGCTTGAATTTTGTGAACCATGGAGTGTTTCAGCAGGCAATGTGGCAATGGTACAGAAAAGCTGGTACTCTTGAGGATTGGGTAAGGTCTGGAAAGGAACAGTGCAAGCTTAGTTCAGCAATGATGGTTGAGCAACTGCGGTTTTGGAGAAGCTGTATCTCTTATGGGTTTTGCATAGCGCACTTTGCAGATTTGTTTCCTGTTCTATGCCTGTGGCTCAGTCCTCCCAATAAGAATCTGAGTGAGCACAATGTTCTTGTTGAATTCAGTTCTGTTGCTAGAGAGTCATATCTTGTCTTAGGGGCTCTGGCACAAAGGTTACCACTTCTTCATTCAGTGGAGCAACTTGCCAAGCAAGATGTGGGAGTTTCTGCATCCACTTACATTGAGACATGGTCTTGGAGCCATGTAGTCCCAATGGTAGACCTAGCGCTATCTTGGTTACGTCTGAATGATATTCCTTATGTGTGTTCACTTATTAGCAGTCAGAATAGGAATACAAAGCAGATGCTAGAGGCAAGCTACTTGATTTTGGTGATTGCTTCTGTACTAGGCATGCTTAATTCAATATTAGAAAGAATATCACCGGATGCCATGTCTGACGGTAAAATTTATAGCTTGCCTTGGATACCTGATTTTGTCCCTAAAATTGGCCTGGGCATAATTGGTAATGGATTTTTCAGCATCTCAGGCACTGTTGCTTTTGGAAATCTGGATCATCAGTCTTTTTGCAGCACATCATTGGTGCAGGGACTTTGTTATATGAGATGCCATGGTAACGTTGATATGTCATTGTCTTCCATAAGTTGCCTTCAAAGATTAATGCAGCTATCCTGGTCTGTTGACAGAGTGATTCAGGGAGCCACGAAAAGTTGCACTGAGCATCTCATTGAATCTAAAACTGGGGCAGCTGGCAAGCTACTGGGAGAAGGCATCTCCAGTTTATGGCATGATGACTTGTTACACTTGCTAACTTCGCTCTTGCCGATGATTTCCTCGCAGTGGTCcatattacagaacatagagGTGTTTGGTAGGGGAGGACCAGCTCCTGGTGTTGGACTTGGCTGGGGGACATGTGGTGGAGGGTTTTGGTCTCTTAAATGCCTGCTTGCACAACTGGATTCACAGCTGGTCCTAGAATTGTTCAAAAATTTCTCTTCAGCACCAGGAGGTTCCGTCACTCTCAATAACAGAATGAACTCAGATAATGTGTCTAAAACAGCTGTCACGTCTTCAGATAGAATCAGTTCTTCCCTTGGGGCGTCTTTGATTGCAGGACCTGGACAGATCTACATGATGGAGAAAGCCTTTGATATCCTCCTTGAACCATCGAGTCTGAAGTATCTCAAATCATCTATACATATATTTGCCTCTCACATGGCATTACCAAAACTTTTTGAGTGGGACATAACTGAAGAGGAATATCAGCTTTTCAGCAGCGTGCTGAATTCACATTATAGATCCAGATGGTTGTCCATCAAGAAGAAGCATTCAGATAAGGATGCAGGAAATAACAACAGCACCAATGTACAAAAAATACCAGAGACATTGGAGACAATTCAAGAAGAAACAGAGTTAACAGAAGCCGTGAATGAACCTCACAGCACATTAGTGGTAGAGTGGGCGCATCAGAGACTGCCTCTTCCTGTACATTGGATTCTAAGTGCAGTCTGCTGCATTGATGACCCAAAAGGCATCCTTTCGATATCAGCGAAGTATATTCTTGATGTCTCAAGGGCTggtcttatctttcttttaGGTTTGGAAGCCATTTCAGCTGCCCCATGCCTTCATGCTCCTCTGATCTGGAAAATGCATGCACTTTCTGTCTCTATCCGCTCTAGCATGGATTTGCTACAAGAAGACAGAAGTAGGGATATTTTCCATGCTTTACAGGAATTGTATGGCCAGCATTTGGACAGGTTATGCCAGAAGTACTGTAGATCTCACTCTGTCAAGGAAGACGATAGTGCCGGAGTGGCTAATTTAGAGGAAGCAAAAGAGATCAGTAGATTTGAAATCCTAAGATTCCAGGAGAAGATTCATGGAAGCTATACTACTTTTGTTGAGAGCCTTGTTGAGCAATTTGCAGCTGTCTCATATGGTGATGTTACTTTTGGTCGGCAAGTGGCCATTTATCTGCATAGAACGGTTGAGCCGGCAGTACGTCTTGCGGCATGGAATGCATTGTCTAATGCGTATGTGCTCGAGCTGTTACCACCACTAGATAAATGCATTGGCAACACGGAAGGATACTTGGAGCCTCTTGAGGTACAATTTCCTTTCTGGATGACCTTTCAATACAGTAACCTTGTGAATTATGaattttattttgaatcattaCCTTTTA
Above is a genomic segment from Setaria viridis chromosome 4, Setaria_viridis_v4.0, whole genome shotgun sequence containing:
- the LOC117853002 gene encoding transcriptional elongation regulator MINIYO produces the protein MDAPTKRRHQPGGAHPTRRKVVEEPFHPAAPTPPAAAAAAAAPPSRLVGAIVEKGFSAAAPSSAPRPSVLPFPVARHRSHGPHWGPAAKGAVKDGAEEEDEMDMDEADYQLVVAAAAGPVKRKEKKGMDFSQWREFVGDAPPKRRQGKPAQAKKHSEQKIDAGAVNSKVAAASAGGRELDGGAMQIDSGNAREGPGAAISVSDVVSKKPLNQAESRVGLVKAGEVRNSALQGERMELDGGESSMEAEISAENMARLAGMSAGEIVEAQADIINKMNPALVEMLRRRGREKSGGTKGVGKDKGLENSGPQKAKKATPGDWLMAGEHSGRSWKAWSERVERIRSCRFTLDGDILGFQSSQEHQNGKKTHAENVAERDFLRTEGDPAAVGYTINEAVALTRSMVPGQRVLALQLLASILNRALQSLHKMDLLDIVKEMDFNDKVHDWQAVWAYALGPEPELVLSLRMALDDNHDSVVLSCAKVINVMLSFEFNESYFESSERVVDHGKDICTAPVFRSKPDLDGGFLEGGFWKYNTKPSNILPQYGDNDEDEGDEKHTIQDDVVVSGQDVAAGFIRMGILPRICFLLEMDPPPVLEDYLVSILVALARHSPQSANAILNCPRLIQSVTKLLSKQGSMEIRSSQIKGVTLLKVLSKYNRQTCLNFVNHGVFQQAMWQWYRKAGTLEDWVRSGKEQCKLSSAMMVEQLRFWRSCISYGFCIAHFADLFPVLCLWLSPPNKNLSEHNVLVEFSSVARESYLVLGALAQRLPLLHSVEQLAKQDVGVSASTYIETWSWSHVVPMVDLALSWLRLNDIPYVCSLISSQNRNTKQMLEASYLILVIASVLGMLNSILERISPDAMSDGKIYSLPWIPDFVPKIGLGIIGNGFFSISGTVAFGNLDHQSFCSTSLVQGLCYMRCHGNVDMSLSSISCLQRLMQLSWSVDRVIQGATKSCTEHLIESKTGAAGKLLGEGISSLWHDDLLHLLTSLLPMISSQWSILQNIEVFGRGGPAPGVGLGWGTCGGGFWSLKCLLAQLDSQLVLELFKNFSSAPGGSVTLNNRMNSDNVSKTAVTSSDRISSSLGASLIAGPGQIYMMEKAFDILLEPSSLKYLKSSIHIFASHMALPKLFEWDITEEEYQLFSSVLNSHYRSRWLSIKKKHSDKDAGNNNSTNVQKIPETLETIQEETELTEAVNEPHSTLVVEWAHQRLPLPVHWILSAVCCIDDPKGILSISAKYILDVSRAGLIFLLGLEAISAAPCLHAPLIWKMHALSVSIRSSMDLLQEDRSRDIFHALQELYGQHLDRLCQKYCRSHSVKEDDSAGVANLEEAKEISRFEILRFQEKIHGSYTTFVESLVEQFAAVSYGDVTFGRQVAIYLHRTVEPAVRLAAWNALSNAYVLELLPPLDKCIGNTEGYLEPLEDDEKFLESCAKSWTSGVLDKAAQRDSMAFTLVKHHLSGFVFQCSASGKTLRYKVVKSLLRCYAQKPHHEAMLKSFIMQGIAQDPEHSSNELDRRFEILKDACEMNSSLLAEVQRLKASLGQ